The following nucleotide sequence is from Raphanus sativus cultivar WK10039 unplaced genomic scaffold, ASM80110v3 Scaffold1436, whole genome shotgun sequence.
ttaagttttatCCATGACCATTGGTTTCCAACTTTCAAAAATGATAATTACGCGAGTCTGAAATCcaattttacttttcttttccaGTTTGAATCAAAGTTGAAACTGTGGACTTCAGATTGTATAATACTAGCTTCAACACTATGATGACACAAATACAGATGATATCGCTATTAAAACAAGGTCTTCGCTACATTATAAATactcaaagaaaaataatactatctttgttttaaattattttaaattaaatgtccttagattttcacacaaaaaatagaaaatagttaaaatatttgattttaattttatattactattgaaattttatagtatttactgtttttaatttagttaagggtaaaataaattaatcaataaaaattatattgaactTATAAAGAGTTATGCATTTCACGGAAGTTTTATTTTGTAACGACATTTAAATCTAAACGGATGGAAAGTATACTGTAGACCAATCTCAAATACTTTGATATATTGTTCCATACTGTAGATTATGAATTGTGGAAATTGCATGTATCTGCTGGACAGATTTCCACgaccaattatttttttttgttacagtcATGTATGATAGTCTAAACTATTAGATATTAAAAGATGAGAGAAAATGTTTTTTCAACGAAATCTTCAcctaaatcttaattttatattagaCAAGTTTAGTTAAAAATTGAACAAATCACAATATTTGTCACTACAGTAAACATCACCTCAAAAATGACGTGTCTCGTTTGTTATAAATGGGACCCactgaaattttaaacaaagaCAAACTATGCACTCAATTGAATGGAAATACCCATCAGGGAAATACACCAGCACAACTTCTCTTTATAATttgtaatcaaaataattaaagagAGGAAATATCTTTGGTGATTGATGTGATATTTGACAATCGATACATTTGCGTTTATTTTTGTTGACTTCTATTTCTTACTTATAGTTAGAGTTATTAACATAAATGGTCAGTTTACATTATTCAAAAGCACCTCATGATGGTGTCTACGTACAAACTGCAAAGTAAGTCGTCGAAACTATCAAGAGACATTTGAAAATGTTCCATTTccttgtattttttattttttattttacttgttattttttaacttttccaTTTCTTTGTATTATCTGTCACATTATAGGCTTTGAATGCAACGCATACGTAAAAAATACAGATCAAACAGGATAAATACATATTACTAATCTGCATAAAAATCAATTATCCAgccattttttcttcttcattgtAGATCAAATAATATAGCACTAGCATTAATCTGCATggagtttatttattattttaatatatttttttctgcaTATTTTAAGGTGAATGGCAAAAATATACAATTCAATATACATCTTATAAGAATTGCATTTGTTCTATATTCCATTCAAAACCCTATGGCTGGGACTGGTTGTCATAGCCGGAAATTTCGAATGAGAAAATAATCCACTTTTGTTTCGTTGATGTTATGCCAATCAAGTGGAAATCgcttaactattttatttatttattttgctcTAGTTATTATTCAACACAATATAATAGTGTTGAACGTTAAATTCAGTATATATGTAAAGATATTAAGAATTCAAGTGATCCGCCGgtttaaaagattttatttatgtGATTAAGATCAAAAATTACGTAGTGTGGTCCTTAGAATAAGATTAGATTGTCGGGAAAACGATCTAAATCACAATAGAACCTTATAAAAGCTTAACAAAAACTATAATTGTGGTTAGTCTAAAAATCTGGAGCAGCATATGTTTTGTTTTCGCTTTGCCAATCTCACTTATTATTTATACTGATATTAAATTGACAAAATTAGTCCCAAATcattatgagttttttttttacaagaatTAGTTGGAACTAGTTCTATTATTTCATAATACCAGCATTACTCTTAAAAATTGGTAAGCTAATGGCAATGATACAAAATGGCAGATTAAAGGTAGAGCTTCAAACATGATTAAATGGCAACGATAAAGATATAGGTTTTTTCAGCTATTAAAATATTGTTAGTATTGAAAAAATTCTAGTTGAGAGATTTTACTACAGATGCTGTTAGATCCTATATTTGATCCGTACATTTTCTGGAACTAGGATTCAATTGATCCACACGTTATCCTGCGCACTATTAAGCTTTTTGAAAATGGTTACAATACTGATGATAAACGTTTAGATGCTAATTTGAGCATTTGAttaatataacaaaacaaagcTAGCTAGCCGAACAAAGAGGAGAGCCAAATATAACTTAGCAAATGTAGACCTAACCACAGAGCGGAAAAAATGGACAAAATAAGACCTGAAAAAGAGGTTAAAACCCTCAAAGTAACAGAATTAACCACCACAAAATAACCCTTCTTTATCCTCAACAAAACCAACCTTTCAGTTTGTTCTTCTGCACAATCTCTCATACTTCTATTTCTCCCTCTCCTTTCACAAGGAAGGGCGTAGAAGATACCAAAAAACTCAAGCACAAGAGTAATAATATAactcatctatacaaagaaaaaaatacaaaatgggTGGTGTCAAATTGTTATTCATCTTTGGCCTCTTGGTTTTAGCTATGGTAGCTAAATCTGTAAATGCAACCTATCCATTAACTAAATCTTGCATCAACGGGCAAGGTTGCATCGGAGACGACGATGAACTCGAGTCTCTAATGGATTCAGAGACAAACCGTCGTCAGCTTGCTAGAGGACGTCGTTACATTGGATACGATGCTCTCAAAAAGAACAATGTGCCTTGCAATAGACGTGGCCGATCTTACTATGATTGCAAGAAGAGGAGAAGGAACAATCCTTACAGGCGTGGATGCAGTGCGATCACGCATTGCTATAGGTACGCGAAATAAGAAACAGAATGATAGAGAGGAGGATTTGATTCAACACGGTTCGATCTTCATTCATTCCTCATTCTTGATCGctaataattttctttcttaACGTACCATATGTTATAcgtttgattcattttatatttacttttgttcttttttgtttctttatttcaTCATGATGCATATAAGCTTTTGATTCATTTATATATCGCCTTTTttcctttgttgttgttgtcctTGTGTTTCGTTTCGTTCATATATTTAAGTTCCGTTTGTCTATTATATACATCATATGATGTTCTTAGTACAATTAagcatttgtttttaaatgagGGCCCAAGTTGGAACCTCTTTTCTCCTTTTATCTCTCCTTTTGTAATTTATCTGGAAACAAACGCAGCAATTGTTTGGTTATTTAATTCAGTTTTGTTAGTTTAGGGATCCAACTCGATAAGACTagtgaatgaaaaaaaaaacttatttctTATGTTAGCAACTTAGAAACAAAATGTTCTAGATAAGCTTGGGTTGATGAGAAATACGATGGCTTCATGCTTAAATTTCTAAACTGAGAATACGATTGTCGAAACGTTGAAATCATGAATGACAACTCATACATTCTTGCGAGTCAACTGTTTCTATGAATTATGATCACATATCAAAACAGGTGGTTTTATCGCAATGACGTGACAAGAATGAAAAAATGCAATGGTTAGGAAAAATAGTTTGGTGGTTCAGTTGGGATCTCA
It contains:
- the LOC130504226 gene encoding protein RALF-like 4: MGGVKLLFIFGLLVLAMVAKSVNATYPLTKSCINGQGCIGDDDELESLMDSETNRRQLARGRRYIGYDALKKNNVPCNRRGRSYYDCKKRRRNNPYRRGCSAITHCYRYAK